The Thermus oshimai DSM 12092 sequence TCTCTCTTGGAGTGGTCCCCACATTTTTACTCGTCCAGTCTCACATGTGTCTGTCCGGGTTCAGGGGCGCTTCCTCCTGTAGAATGGGGCCATGCCCCGCAGGTTGGCCCTGGCGGTCCTATGTTTGCTTTTCCCCTGGACCCTGGCCCAGGTGAGCTCTCCCCAAGGGGGCTCTTTGGAAGGGCCTGCCCTATCGCACACCGTGGCCCCAGGGGATACCCTGTTCTCCATCGCCCGGCGCTACGGCACCACGGTGGAGGAGCTCATGCGCCTCAATGGTCTGGATACCTTCCTCATCCAGCCGGGGCAGGTGCTCAGGCTTCCCCAAGGGGGGGAGCGCATCCACGTGGTGGCCCCCGGGGATACCCTTTTCTCCCTGGCGCGCCGCTACGGCACCACGGTGGAAGAGCTCATGCGCCTCAACGGGCTTTCCACGCCGGGGCTTAAGGTGGGCCAGACCCTGAGGATCCCGGCCCCCAGGGGGGAGGATGGATCCAGGGGAAAAGCCTCCCCGGAATCCCCTCCCTCGTCCCAGGGTGGAGGCCATGCCCGTGACCCGGGGGAATCCCCCCCGGCGGTGGGCGAGGATTACGACCCGGAAAGCCCGCTTCTCAAGATCGTCCTCCGCTACCTGGGGGTGCCCTACAAGTACGGGGCTAACTCGCCCACCTCCCTGGACTGCTCAGCCTTTGTAGCCCAGGTCTACGCCGAGCTGGGCATAGCCCTACCCCGCACCACCCGGGAGCAGTTTCAGGCCTTTCCCGC is a genomic window containing:
- a CDS encoding C40 family peptidase produces the protein MPRRLALAVLCLLFPWTLAQVSSPQGGSLEGPALSHTVAPGDTLFSIARRYGTTVEELMRLNGLDTFLIQPGQVLRLPQGGERIHVVAPGDTLFSLARRYGTTVEELMRLNGLSTPGLKVGQTLRIPAPRGEDGSRGKASPESPPSSQGGGHARDPGESPPAVGEDYDPESPLLKIVLRYLGVPYKYGANSPTSLDCSAFVAQVYAELGIALPRTTREQFQAFPAAESLRPGDLVFFSFGGKDIDHVGLYLGRGVFAHASSYGSRVVIESLEAPFYQKAYRGARRVVQEALR